In one Bactrocera tryoni isolate S06 unplaced genomic scaffold, CSIRO_BtryS06_freeze2 scaffold_960, whole genome shotgun sequence genomic region, the following are encoded:
- the LOC120782130 gene encoding uncharacterized protein LOC120782130: MKELRQQLADQLNLCRGPIRSAAKWKETLGVWKSQLRTRARRLKMTQRLTGGGPSSKPMTDFEEMALSTFGSAAVDGMQNVQSLGLTPIEETDECAISSPMGSPLQLCSQVDASPNPEHYTASPSTPPRYLSLENQDAST; this comes from the exons ATGAAGGAGTTGCGGCAACAGCTGGCAGATCAACTTAATTTGTGCAGAGGACCAATAAGAAGTGCTGCAAAATGGAAAGAG ACGTTAGGCGTTTGGAAAAGCCAACTGCGCACTCGAGCAAGGCGGTTGAAAATGACTCAAAGGCTCACAGGTGGAGGTCCAAGTTCCAAGCCGATGACGGACTTCGAAGAAATGGCTTTGTCTACATTTGGCTCAGCCGCTGTAGATGGGATGCAAAATGTACAAAGCCTAGGTTTAACGCCAATTGAGGAAACGGATGAATGCGCAATTTCATCACCCATGGGTAGTCCTCTACAATTATGCAGTCAGGTagatgcaagcccaaatcccGAACACTATACAGCAAGTCCATCGACACCACCTAGGTATCTTAGCTTGGAAAACCAG gATGCTTCAACTTGA